A single genomic interval of Gimesia chilikensis harbors:
- a CDS encoding NADH-quinone oxidoreductase subunit K produces MILLLATAVLHQNLMIGIILIAVGYLGMLLQRHRLATVFSLLIWLQGAGLMLAAFAEYQGSRAQTVFFLFVLFLVMLPAAALAVLSLRRKSPETDTDAPVETKSPVERGAGSGG; encoded by the coding sequence ATGATCCTGCTGCTGGCCACCGCCGTCCTCCACCAGAATCTGATGATCGGGATCATCCTGATCGCGGTCGGCTACCTGGGAATGCTGCTGCAGCGGCATCGCCTGGCGACTGTCTTTTCGCTGCTGATCTGGCTGCAGGGAGCGGGTCTCATGCTGGCGGCGTTTGCAGAGTATCAGGGTTCGCGGGCACAGACGGTGTTTTTCCTGTTCGTTCTGTTTCTGGTGATGCTGCCGGCCGCTGCGCTGGCGGTACTCAGCCTGCGCCGTAAATCACCTGAAACTGATACCGATGCCCCTGTGGAAACGAAGTCCCCCGTGGAAAGGGGGGCCGGGTCTGGTGGATAG
- a CDS encoding DUF998 domain-containing protein, with the protein MDWFTFLILLLTASLTAPAVWWAIQKWFRDESESIVEDSVSNAGTYEAPQHALYWNFTTVLIAVCILLLVLGISVQTTSLRNPITWTLGAALLLVWGMALWSGMLTAPKKSQTAPVPSAPELTIYAEHEPASADDPNPTEAT; encoded by the coding sequence ATGGATTGGTTCACCTTTCTGATATTACTGCTGACTGCTTCGCTGACGGCGCCGGCTGTCTGGTGGGCCATTCAGAAATGGTTTCGCGACGAGTCCGAATCAATCGTCGAAGACTCCGTGTCGAACGCCGGCACTTATGAAGCACCTCAGCACGCGCTGTACTGGAACTTTACGACCGTGTTGATAGCCGTCTGTATTCTGCTGCTGGTACTGGGAATCAGTGTGCAGACAACGTCACTACGGAATCCGATCACCTGGACTCTGGGAGCGGCCCTGCTTCTGGTCTGGGGAATGGCACTCTGGTCGGGAATGTTGACCGCGCCGAAAAAGTCGCAGACCGCACCGGTGCCCTCTGCTCCTGAATTGACGATCTATGCGGAACACGAACCAGCGTCCGCCGATGATCCGAATCCGACGGAGGCCACCTGA
- a CDS encoding gamma-glutamylcyclotransferase family protein, whose amino-acid sequence MRRHFTVDAVLPTMLPVEHVDLSTQVERDPAASGEGTGMNDESQTLIFVYGTLKRGFCRAPFLSDQQFLDEACTAPHYALYDCGEYPALVKDNTTGIRIQGELWRVDARGLEVLDEVEGVAEQLYARESIELESPLISTGVQAYFYLPDVSQLPRLGDCWTRQT is encoded by the coding sequence GTGCGCCGCCACTTTACAGTAGACGCCGTCCTGCCAACAATGCTACCGGTCGAGCATGTGGATCTGTCGACACAGGTTGAACGAGATCCCGCTGCGTCCGGGGAAGGCACTGGCATGAATGATGAATCACAGACTCTGATCTTCGTCTACGGCACTCTCAAGCGGGGGTTCTGTCGGGCGCCGTTTCTGTCTGATCAGCAGTTTCTGGACGAAGCATGTACCGCGCCCCATTACGCACTCTACGATTGCGGTGAGTACCCCGCACTGGTGAAAGACAACACCACAGGCATCCGCATTCAGGGCGAACTGTGGCGCGTAGATGCACGGGGGCTGGAAGTCCTCGATGAAGTTGAAGGGGTTGCCGAACAACTCTATGCCCGGGAAAGCATTGAACTTGAGTCGCCGCTGATTTCCACGGGAGTGCAGGCTTACTTCTATCTGCCTGATGTCTCGCAGCTGCCCCGTCTGGGAGATTGCTGGACCCGACAGACCTGA
- a CDS encoding DUF1569 domain-containing protein gives MSAPTKARRTVSYASLQEIADDAQRLHAACAPTTGNWSQGQIYDHLARLMDGSLDGFDFTAAWPLRKISKWIFKPLIFKKGMPAGFKLKGDAGRVLLPDPVADQAGLDHLLQAIHRMQNESQRHPSPVLEEMTREEWDLLHRRHAELHMSFIAEPDA, from the coding sequence ATGTCTGCGCCCACCAAAGCCCGCAGAACCGTATCTTACGCGTCATTACAGGAAATTGCTGACGACGCACAACGTCTCCATGCAGCCTGCGCCCCCACCACGGGAAACTGGTCGCAGGGCCAGATCTATGATCATCTGGCACGATTGATGGATGGCTCTCTGGACGGCTTCGACTTCACCGCTGCCTGGCCGCTGCGCAAGATTTCGAAGTGGATCTTCAAACCACTGATTTTCAAGAAAGGCATGCCCGCCGGTTTCAAATTGAAAGGGGATGCCGGCAGAGTCCTGCTGCCCGATCCAGTCGCAGACCAGGCGGGGCTCGATCATCTGTTGCAGGCGATTCACCGTATGCAGAACGAATCGCAGCGTCACCCCAGCCCCGTGCTTGAGGAAATGACCCGCGAAGAGTGGGATCTGCTGCATCGCCGCCATGCTGAGCTGCACATGAGTTTCATCGCCGAACCGGATGCCTGA
- a CDS encoding FAD-dependent oxidoreductase, whose amino-acid sequence MVESQGNRIIVVGGVAGGASAAARARRCDERAEIILFEKDEYVSFANCGLPYFIGEEITERSKLLVATPELFRNRFNIDVRTRHLVQSINVENKTASVLNRESGEVSEEPWDRLILSTGAAPITPPLPGIESENVFTLRNLNDADAIKAFIAEHGCQKAVVVGAGFIGLEMVEQLHHLKLETDLVELQPQVLPPLDPEMARLVQNELTDHDIKVHLGTAVVTIQTENNTATGVELGNGTQIAADLVILGIGVSPAIELAQSAGIEIGARGGIAVNDFMQTSHPDVYAVGDAVEYQHGVLGTPQRIPLAGPANRAGRIAGQHAASTSADPMIAPMGTAIVRVFGITAAVTGLSKKFAEFTQRKNRSIIVVGKHHAGYFPGAQQLFLKLTYDPETGRILGAQSVGREGVDKRIDVIATAMKFKGTVRDLAGVDLCYAPPFGSAKDPVHMAAFVACNDLDELTRIIEVDADLSGYQILDVRSQQEVDTFRFPEITHIPVDELRGRLGELDTSRPIITVCHSGMRAYIAARILQQSGFENVHNLTGGMLMQRFARPELFE is encoded by the coding sequence ATGGTAGAGTCGCAGGGAAACAGAATCATCGTCGTCGGAGGAGTCGCAGGGGGCGCGAGTGCTGCAGCCCGGGCACGTCGCTGCGATGAACGCGCGGAAATCATTCTGTTTGAGAAAGACGAATACGTCTCTTTCGCCAACTGCGGTCTGCCCTATTTTATCGGCGAGGAAATCACTGAACGCAGCAAGCTGCTCGTCGCGACACCCGAGCTGTTTCGAAATCGCTTTAACATCGATGTCCGTACCCGGCACCTGGTGCAATCGATCAATGTCGAGAACAAAACCGCCTCGGTTCTCAATCGGGAATCAGGTGAGGTGAGCGAAGAGCCCTGGGATCGGCTGATTCTCTCTACCGGTGCGGCTCCGATCACGCCCCCCTTGCCGGGCATCGAATCCGAGAATGTATTCACACTCCGTAATCTGAACGACGCAGATGCCATCAAAGCCTTTATCGCGGAGCACGGCTGTCAGAAAGCGGTCGTCGTGGGGGCCGGCTTCATCGGGCTGGAGATGGTGGAACAGCTGCACCATCTGAAACTGGAGACGGATCTGGTCGAATTGCAGCCCCAGGTCCTGCCTCCACTCGATCCGGAAATGGCCCGCCTGGTTCAGAACGAATTGACTGATCACGACATCAAGGTGCATTTGGGAACAGCCGTCGTTACGATTCAGACGGAAAACAACACAGCCACCGGAGTCGAACTCGGTAACGGAACACAGATCGCTGCAGACCTGGTCATCCTGGGGATCGGCGTTTCCCCGGCGATTGAACTGGCCCAGTCTGCAGGCATTGAAATCGGTGCACGGGGCGGTATTGCCGTGAATGACTTCATGCAGACATCGCATCCGGACGTTTACGCGGTCGGCGATGCCGTCGAATATCAGCACGGCGTTCTGGGAACACCCCAGCGCATTCCGCTCGCCGGTCCCGCGAATCGCGCCGGTCGTATCGCCGGACAGCATGCTGCCAGCACCTCGGCCGACCCGATGATCGCCCCCATGGGAACGGCCATTGTCCGTGTCTTTGGCATCACCGCAGCAGTGACGGGCCTCAGTAAAAAGTTCGCTGAATTCACTCAGCGTAAGAATCGGTCCATCATCGTCGTTGGTAAACATCACGCCGGCTATTTCCCCGGCGCTCAGCAGCTGTTTCTCAAGCTGACCTATGATCCCGAAACAGGGCGGATCCTGGGCGCCCAGTCTGTCGGTCGTGAAGGTGTCGATAAACGTATCGACGTGATCGCCACCGCGATGAAGTTTAAAGGCACCGTCCGCGATCTGGCCGGCGTCGACCTCTGTTATGCTCCGCCCTTCGGTTCAGCCAAGGATCCGGTACACATGGCGGCGTTCGTCGCCTGCAACGATCTGGATGAACTGACCCGCATCATCGAAGTCGATGCCGACCTCTCTGGATATCAGATTCTCGACGTCCGTTCCCAACAGGAAGTCGACACGTTCCGCTTCCCCGAGATTACGCACATTCCCGTCGACGAACTCCGCGGTCGGCTGGGTGAACTCGATACGTCGCGGCCGATCATCACGGTCTGCCATTCCGGGATGCGGGCTTATATCGCCGCCCGGATCCTGCAGCAGTCGGGTTTCGAGAACGTCCACAACCTCACCGGCGGCATGCTCATGCAACGCTTCGCCCGACCGGAGCTGTTTGAATAA
- a CDS encoding sodium/glutamate symporter, whose product MFADFALISVLLVIAHLLRSRLRLLQNLLIPAPILAGFLGLIGGPQLLGWLPFSLTGEGKIAMERYPYELIAILFATLFLGHQPHRPALRTMLRDVGDTWFYNFAAYIGQFGVALLFGLYVLPLMFPDLNPGFALMMPAGFAGGHGTAAAVSESLQAGGFNDAQSLGFTFATIGLLIGIFGGLTLINIATRRGWTHLVSSAQELPESTRSGFLTPEEQTSMGTSTVSAMSLDPLTWHFAIVMTAFGGAHGIDYLFRHVLESKIILPLFAVALLVSAVLQLVLELCHIGKYVDRQVMARIGSSVSDYLIAFAVASIKISVVVEYMAPLIVMSLLGFLYAIGMLWFLGRHLFHNFWFERSIFAYGWMTGVVGIGVLLLRIVDPQLKSKTLQDYGLAFVGISPLEILLIVVVPPLVARQIILAPAIVIVVIAVACFALSAYLVGWYRTPPGAIRPGEQEIIDDLK is encoded by the coding sequence ATGTTCGCCGACTTCGCTCTCATCTCGGTTCTGCTGGTCATCGCGCATCTTTTACGTTCCCGACTGCGTCTCCTGCAGAATCTGTTGATCCCCGCACCCATCCTGGCCGGCTTTCTCGGACTGATCGGCGGCCCGCAACTGCTGGGCTGGCTCCCCTTCAGTCTCACCGGGGAAGGCAAGATCGCGATGGAGCGTTATCCCTACGAACTGATCGCGATTCTGTTCGCGACCCTCTTTCTCGGACATCAGCCCCACCGTCCCGCGCTGCGAACCATGCTCCGCGATGTCGGCGATACCTGGTTCTATAATTTCGCTGCTTACATCGGACAGTTCGGCGTCGCCCTCCTGTTCGGTCTGTATGTCCTGCCGCTGATGTTTCCTGATCTCAATCCCGGCTTTGCCCTGATGATGCCCGCCGGCTTCGCGGGGGGACACGGCACTGCAGCCGCGGTCAGCGAATCCCTGCAGGCGGGGGGCTTCAATGACGCACAGAGCCTGGGCTTCACGTTTGCTACGATTGGTCTGCTGATCGGGATCTTCGGCGGTCTGACTTTGATCAACATCGCTACCCGACGGGGCTGGACGCATCTGGTCTCTTCCGCACAGGAACTGCCCGAGAGCACCCGCTCCGGTTTCCTCACTCCGGAAGAACAGACCTCGATGGGCACCAGCACTGTCAGTGCCATGTCCCTGGATCCACTTACCTGGCACTTCGCGATCGTGATGACCGCGTTCGGTGGTGCACACGGCATCGATTACCTGTTTCGGCACGTACTCGAATCCAAAATCATTCTGCCCTTGTTTGCAGTGGCGCTGCTGGTCAGTGCGGTGTTACAACTGGTACTCGAACTCTGTCATATCGGCAAGTATGTCGACCGCCAGGTGATGGCCCGCATCGGTTCCTCAGTCTCCGATTACCTGATTGCCTTCGCGGTCGCCTCAATCAAAATCAGCGTCGTCGTTGAATACATGGCCCCACTGATCGTCATGTCTCTGCTCGGATTTCTCTACGCCATTGGCATGCTCTGGTTTCTCGGGCGGCACCTGTTTCACAACTTCTGGTTCGAACGCAGCATCTTCGCCTACGGCTGGATGACCGGCGTCGTCGGTATCGGCGTGCTGCTACTAAGGATCGTCGACCCGCAACTCAAATCCAAAACCCTGCAGGACTACGGCCTCGCTTTTGTTGGTATCTCACCTCTGGAGATCCTGCTGATCGTCGTCGTCCCTCCGCTCGTCGCTCGACAGATCATTCTCGCGCCGGCAATTGTCATCGTCGTGATCGCCGTTGCCTGCTTCGCCCTCTCCGCTTACCTAGTGGGCTGGTACCGCACTCCACCTGGAGCAATCCGTCCCGGCGAACAGGAAATCATCGACGACCTGAAGTAG
- a CDS encoding zinc-binding alcohol dehydrogenase family protein — protein sequence MKAVGLTRYLPIEDPASLMDVELDQPKPGGRDLLVAVKAIAVNPVDTKVRAPKEGEEPAPKVLGWDAAGVVEAVGPEVELFQPGDEVFYAGDITRPGCNAEYQLIDERIVGVKPKSLDFSQAAAIPLTAITAYESFFDRLGIDVEGGNEGETILITGGAGGVGSIGIQLAKLAGLTVITTASRPESIEWVKQLGADHVINHFEPLRPQVEALGLKQIDHIALFNNTDQHWDQAVDLLRPQGKIVLLVDNKQPLDQSLMKRKSATMVWEFMYTRSMFATPDMIEQHHLLNRVSAWLDAGKLQCTANEVRSPINAENLRWAHQTLEAGHTIGKIVLSGWE from the coding sequence ATGAAAGCTGTTGGTTTGACCCGTTATCTGCCGATTGAGGATCCCGCATCATTAATGGATGTTGAGTTGGATCAACCGAAGCCAGGCGGGCGGGACCTGCTGGTTGCGGTGAAAGCGATTGCCGTCAATCCGGTGGATACCAAAGTCCGGGCTCCCAAAGAGGGGGAAGAACCTGCTCCCAAGGTGCTCGGCTGGGATGCGGCGGGAGTCGTCGAAGCGGTCGGACCGGAGGTGGAACTGTTCCAGCCGGGTGATGAAGTGTTTTATGCAGGTGACATTACCCGCCCCGGATGCAATGCCGAGTACCAGTTGATCGACGAGCGGATTGTGGGAGTGAAGCCGAAATCACTCGACTTTTCTCAGGCAGCCGCCATTCCGCTCACAGCCATCACCGCTTATGAATCGTTCTTCGATCGGCTGGGCATCGACGTGGAAGGAGGGAACGAGGGTGAGACGATTCTGATTACCGGCGGTGCCGGGGGCGTCGGTTCGATCGGCATTCAACTCGCGAAACTGGCTGGCCTGACGGTAATCACCACCGCCTCGCGACCGGAATCGATCGAGTGGGTCAAGCAACTCGGGGCCGACCATGTCATCAATCACTTCGAGCCGCTGCGTCCGCAGGTGGAAGCACTGGGGTTGAAGCAGATCGATCACATCGCGCTGTTCAACAATACCGATCAGCACTGGGATCAGGCCGTCGATCTGTTGCGTCCCCAGGGCAAGATTGTACTGCTGGTGGATAACAAGCAGCCACTGGATCAGTCGCTGATGAAACGGAAGTCGGCAACGATGGTCTGGGAGTTCATGTATACGCGTTCGATGTTCGCAACGCCGGATATGATCGAGCAACATCACCTGTTGAACCGGGTATCAGCGTGGCTGGATGCGGGGAAACTGCAATGTACTGCGAACGAGGTCCGCTCCCCGATCAATGCTGAGAACCTGCGCTGGGCGCATCAAACCCTGGAAGCGGGGCACACGATTGGCAAGATTGTGCTGAGTGGCTGGGAGTGA
- a CDS encoding ATP-grasp domain-containing protein — protein sequence MRAYVQQGQKGDPNYLNLERIAYTFWERGYEVTRFDAPTLFDGALDRGLLSFPDETIVAGGVGTVRSAIKRAQRPLPDLQDLPDCLKEWIGRDFWISTLEEVRQPFEKEEETRALHVKPLWEHKRFTGKVFKEFKDLIPSAAVDGEIEVLVQEVVEFVSEWRAYIFRGAIKTVANYQGDPLAFPDRTRMQSALHAFESCPIACSMDWGITSTGETLLVEVNDCYALGNYGADMYLYTAMIEARWREIMGLEDNGIGINL from the coding sequence ATGCGGGCGTATGTGCAACAGGGACAAAAGGGGGATCCGAATTATCTGAACCTGGAGCGAATCGCGTATACGTTCTGGGAACGGGGTTACGAAGTCACCCGGTTTGATGCGCCGACATTATTTGACGGAGCCCTGGATCGAGGGTTGCTCTCTTTTCCCGATGAAACCATCGTCGCGGGTGGCGTGGGAACGGTGCGTTCTGCGATCAAGCGGGCCCAGCGCCCGTTACCGGACCTGCAGGATCTGCCTGACTGTCTGAAAGAGTGGATCGGTCGCGATTTCTGGATTTCGACACTGGAAGAAGTGCGCCAACCATTCGAGAAGGAAGAGGAAACCCGGGCACTGCACGTGAAACCGCTGTGGGAACATAAACGATTTACGGGAAAGGTTTTCAAGGAGTTCAAAGACCTGATCCCCTCCGCAGCGGTTGACGGCGAAATTGAAGTCCTGGTACAGGAAGTCGTGGAATTCGTTTCGGAATGGCGTGCGTACATTTTTCGCGGTGCAATCAAAACGGTTGCAAATTACCAGGGTGATCCGCTCGCTTTCCCCGACAGAACGCGGATGCAGTCTGCGCTGCATGCGTTCGAGAGCTGCCCCATCGCCTGTAGCATGGACTGGGGAATCACTTCGACCGGTGAAACGTTGCTGGTGGAAGTGAATGACTGTTATGCGCTGGGTAACTACGGAGCCGATATGTATCTTTATACGGCGATGATTGAAGCCCGCTGGCGGGAAATCATGGGGCTGGAAGATAACGGTATCGGGATCAATCTCTGA
- a CDS encoding DinB family protein, translating to MTTELKINPLPAATPEIGRWLWALAEVRQRTLRLVGDIDQRLLDWRGSDGAENSVGSLLYHIALVEMSWLYLDLLQQEFPPEVNDLFPFPMADDAGKVSHVPGVTLQEHLQRLNTTREIALSRFQQMTPDEWHRLRPPVNDQPYETTPEWAVFHLIEHEAGHAFQISSLKARWQRLDP from the coding sequence ATGACCACCGAACTGAAAATCAACCCGCTCCCCGCAGCAACCCCCGAAATCGGTCGCTGGCTCTGGGCTCTCGCTGAAGTCCGCCAGCGGACACTCCGTCTGGTCGGAGACATCGATCAACGGCTGCTCGACTGGCGTGGCTCCGACGGTGCTGAGAACTCCGTCGGCTCCCTGTTGTATCACATCGCCCTCGTCGAAATGTCCTGGCTCTATCTCGACCTTCTGCAACAGGAGTTTCCGCCCGAGGTCAACGATCTGTTCCCCTTTCCGATGGCGGACGACGCCGGCAAAGTCAGTCACGTTCCCGGCGTCACTCTGCAAGAACACCTGCAGCGACTCAATACCACACGAGAAATCGCACTCTCCCGATTTCAACAGATGACCCCCGACGAATGGCACCGGCTCCGACCTCCCGTCAACGACCAGCCCTACGAAACCACTCCCGAGTGGGCCGTCTTCCACCTCATCGAACACGAAGCCGGACACGCCTTCCAGATCTCCTCTCTCAAAGCCCGCTGGCAGCGGTTAGATCCATAG
- the rph gene encoding ribonuclease PH, which translates to MRHDSRQTDQLRPIKVERRYTKATPGSILISAGDTVVLCTASLDNSVPPWKKNDENPSGWVTAEYNMLPGSTSPRKQRRADGRSSEIQRLIGRSLRAVVDFAALGPRTITVDCDVLQADGGTRTLSITGGFLALLDTVLAIPETCELAEGEIFDPKKVFTNSVAAVSVGVVEGEPVLDLDYVEDSTAGVDMNVVMTGGGDFVEVQGTAEGLVFNRGMLDAQLELATLGIEQLTAIQRECIGGDWPL; encoded by the coding sequence ATGCGCCACGATTCTCGCCAGACTGATCAACTCCGTCCCATCAAAGTCGAACGCCGGTATACGAAAGCGACCCCCGGCAGTATTCTGATCTCGGCAGGAGACACAGTCGTGCTGTGTACGGCGAGCCTGGATAACAGTGTGCCACCATGGAAGAAGAACGACGAGAACCCGAGCGGCTGGGTGACCGCGGAGTACAACATGCTGCCGGGGAGTACGTCACCTCGTAAACAGCGGCGGGCGGACGGACGCTCGAGCGAGATTCAGCGACTGATCGGCCGAAGCCTGCGGGCCGTGGTCGACTTCGCCGCACTGGGGCCGCGGACGATTACCGTGGACTGCGATGTGCTGCAGGCGGACGGGGGAACGCGAACGCTGAGTATCACGGGCGGTTTCCTGGCGCTGCTGGATACGGTGCTGGCGATTCCGGAAACGTGCGAACTGGCCGAGGGGGAAATTTTTGATCCGAAGAAGGTATTCACTAACAGTGTGGCCGCGGTGAGCGTGGGTGTGGTGGAGGGCGAGCCGGTACTTGACCTGGATTACGTGGAAGACAGCACCGCGGGCGTGGATATGAACGTGGTGATGACGGGCGGCGGCGACTTCGTGGAAGTTCAGGGAACGGCGGAAGGCCTCGTGTTTAATCGGGGAATGCTGGACGCACAGCTGGAACTGGCGACGCTGGGAATTGAGCAACTGACGGCGATTCAGCGGGAGTGCATTGGAGGGGACTGGCCTCTTTAG
- a CDS encoding 7-carboxy-7-deazaguanine synthase QueE, whose protein sequence is MLISEIFHSPQGEGKWIGVPSIFIRTSGCNLRCWFCDTPYTSWNPEGEKMSVDQILEHIKQYDCEHVVVTGGEPMLSHEIESLTQRLHADDKIITIETAGTILSDVHADLMSISPKLSNSTPVDNPEWAHRHDARRDQPTVIHELIKRHPYQIKFVVDHREDLSEIEDYLKRYPEINRENVYLMPQGTTAEMLAERMPWLEEIAKQLGCQVTRRMHIELWGNVRGK, encoded by the coding sequence TTGCTGATCTCGGAAATTTTTCACTCACCCCAGGGCGAAGGGAAATGGATCGGGGTTCCCTCGATTTTCATTCGGACCAGTGGCTGCAATCTCCGCTGCTGGTTCTGCGATACCCCGTACACCTCCTGGAATCCCGAGGGAGAAAAAATGTCCGTCGATCAGATCCTGGAACACATCAAACAGTACGACTGCGAACACGTCGTCGTTACCGGCGGCGAACCGATGCTGAGCCACGAAATCGAATCGCTCACCCAAAGGCTCCACGCGGATGACAAGATCATCACCATCGAAACCGCAGGCACCATCCTCAGCGATGTCCATGCCGATCTGATGTCGATCAGCCCCAAGCTCTCGAACTCAACGCCGGTCGACAACCCCGAGTGGGCACACCGTCACGACGCCCGCCGCGATCAGCCCACCGTCATCCATGAACTGATCAAACGCCATCCCTACCAGATCAAGTTCGTCGTCGATCATCGGGAAGACCTCAGCGAGATCGAGGATTATCTAAAGCGCTACCCAGAAATCAACCGCGAAAATGTGTACCTGATGCCGCAGGGCACCACCGCCGAGATGCTCGCCGAACGCATGCCCTGGCTGGAAGAGATCGCGAAACAGCTCGGCTGTCAGGTCACCCGCCGAATGCACATCGAACTCTGGGGCAACGTCCGCGGGAAATAA
- a CDS encoding 5-(carboxyamino)imidazole ribonucleotide synthase produces MSELIPPGATLGMLGSGQLGRMFAIEARRLGYNVHVFSPERLTPTGQVADKEVVADYDDLDAVAEFAKNVDVISFEFENVLSVTTDAASQYAPVRPGAHVLHVAQNRIREKSDLRDAGIPVTPFAVVKSVEELKSAIDELGCPAVLKSATSGYDGKGQVKIDAPEEAESAWNEVGADETILEAFIDYTCELSVVGVRGLDGEFAWYGPMKNDHANHILDISVFPSGQSEKVNQEAVEITRAVFERLDVVGVLCVEFFLTADERLMINEIAPRPHNSGHLTIDGHVSCQFEQQVRAICGLPLGSTQSLGPAAMANLLGDHWEPGPPDWNALKQFPDVKVHLYGKRESRIGRKMGHLTVLGETPEAAVERVKQARAAIFHG; encoded by the coding sequence ATGAGTGAGCTGATTCCCCCTGGAGCGACCCTGGGCATGCTGGGCAGCGGCCAGCTGGGCCGGATGTTCGCCATCGAAGCCCGCCGACTGGGTTATAACGTGCACGTCTTTTCGCCCGAGCGCCTGACGCCGACCGGCCAGGTGGCGGACAAGGAAGTGGTCGCAGACTATGACGATCTGGACGCGGTCGCGGAGTTCGCCAAGAACGTGGATGTGATCTCGTTTGAATTCGAGAACGTGTTGTCGGTGACAACCGATGCCGCTTCGCAATATGCGCCGGTACGTCCGGGCGCACATGTGCTGCATGTGGCCCAGAACCGGATCCGGGAGAAGTCGGACCTGCGTGATGCGGGGATTCCGGTGACGCCGTTCGCGGTGGTGAAGTCGGTGGAGGAACTGAAATCCGCGATTGACGAACTGGGATGTCCGGCGGTGCTGAAGTCGGCGACGTCGGGCTATGACGGCAAGGGGCAGGTGAAGATCGACGCGCCCGAGGAAGCAGAGTCGGCGTGGAACGAAGTTGGTGCGGACGAGACGATCCTGGAAGCGTTCATCGATTACACGTGCGAACTGTCGGTGGTAGGCGTGCGGGGACTGGACGGCGAGTTCGCCTGGTATGGTCCGATGAAGAACGATCATGCGAATCATATTCTGGATATCTCGGTGTTTCCGTCCGGACAGAGTGAGAAGGTGAATCAAGAGGCCGTAGAGATCACACGGGCCGTCTTTGAGCGGCTGGATGTGGTGGGCGTGCTGTGCGTCGAGTTCTTTCTGACCGCAGATGAGCGGCTGATGATCAACGAGATTGCACCGCGGCCGCATAACTCGGGGCACCTGACGATTGACGGGCACGTGTCGTGTCAGTTCGAGCAACAGGTGCGGGCGATCTGCGGATTGCCGCTGGGTTCGACTCAATCACTGGGACCGGCGGCGATGGCGAACCTGCTGGGCGATCACTGGGAGCCGGGTCCGCCCGACTGGAATGCGCTCAAGCAGTTCCCCGATGTGAAAGTGCATCTGTACGGCAAACGGGAATCGCGAATTGGTCGCAAGATGGGACACCTGACGGTGCTGGGTGAGACGCCCGAGGCAGCCGTCGAACGGGTGAAGCAGGCACGGGCCGCGATCTTTCACGGTTGA
- the purE gene encoding 5-(carboxyamino)imidazole ribonucleotide mutase, whose translation MSEQSPPLVGVIMGSQSDWDTMKEGAALLEQFGVAHECRVVSAHRTPDWMNEYAKAAEERGIEVIIAGAGGAAHLPGMVAAQTVLPVLGVPVKSRALQGLDSLLSIVQMPGGVPVGTLAIGESGAKNAALLAIRILGNSRPELREKMKEFCQNQTDSVLENSKL comes from the coding sequence ATGTCAGAACAGAGTCCCCCGCTGGTGGGCGTGATCATGGGCAGTCAATCCGACTGGGATACGATGAAGGAAGGGGCCGCGCTGCTGGAGCAGTTCGGCGTGGCGCATGAGTGCCGCGTGGTCTCGGCTCATCGGACGCCCGACTGGATGAACGAATACGCCAAGGCCGCGGAGGAGCGTGGGATCGAAGTGATCATCGCGGGTGCCGGGGGTGCAGCGCATCTGCCGGGGATGGTTGCGGCGCAGACGGTGCTGCCCGTACTGGGCGTGCCGGTGAAGAGCCGGGCTCTGCAGGGTCTGGATTCGCTGCTGTCGATTGTCCAGATGCCGGGAGGCGTGCCGGTAGGGACGCTGGCGATTGGAGAATCGGGGGCGAAGAACGCGGCGCTTTTGGCGATACGGATCCTGGGTAACTCGCGGCCCGAGCTGCGGGAGAAGATGAAGGAATTCTGTCAGAATCAGACCGACAGCGTACTGGAAAATTCAAAACTATGA